The following coding sequences lie in one Myxococcus xanthus genomic window:
- the rdgC gene encoding recombination-associated protein RdgC, with product MPVLRGAVTLSRFRVEPAKEAPSDVKRWLTRGLKAHAFEPIDRRSEEERAVGFVELENEESSEFSAGRLYYGEYALFAFRIDTIKVPAAALKAELAKWAAAFEKENGRPPSRGEKTQSRGEIRQMLRTRATPRTSTVDVSWNLKTQQVQIWSASRKVVDEITVALEGGLNVKFFGMTPSAMAQTAGIDESLLGPTTELIGMDLPATAEVAHGEA from the coding sequence ATGCCTGTCCTTCGTGGTGCTGTCACGCTGTCGCGCTTCCGGGTCGAACCGGCGAAGGAAGCGCCTTCGGATGTCAAACGCTGGCTGACGCGCGGCCTCAAGGCGCACGCGTTCGAGCCCATCGACCGCCGCTCCGAAGAAGAGCGCGCCGTCGGCTTCGTGGAGCTGGAGAACGAGGAGTCCAGCGAGTTCTCCGCTGGCCGTCTCTACTATGGCGAGTACGCCCTGTTCGCCTTCCGCATCGACACCATCAAGGTGCCGGCCGCGGCGCTCAAGGCGGAGCTGGCGAAGTGGGCCGCCGCCTTCGAGAAGGAGAATGGCCGCCCGCCCAGCCGGGGCGAGAAGACGCAGAGCCGCGGTGAAATCCGCCAGATGCTCCGCACCCGCGCCACGCCCCGCACGTCGACGGTGGACGTGAGCTGGAACCTGAAGACGCAGCAGGTGCAGATCTGGTCCGCGTCGCGCAAGGTGGTGGACGAAATCACCGTCGCGCTGGAGGGCGGGCTGAACGTGAAGTTCTTCGGCATGACGCCGTCGGCCATGGCGCAGACGGCGGGCATCGATGAGTCCCTGCTGGGGCCCACCACGGAGCTGATTGGCATGGACCTGCCGGCGACGGCGGAGGTGGCACATGGCGAGGCGTGA
- a CDS encoding TVP38/TMEM64 family protein — MAEPTPGLTAAGEGRLFSRAVMGWAAFSGLLLAAILLPFAWFGDSLEAAAGHFLATRPPSWQVALLLGGLLAGDALLPVPSSLVGTAAGGLLGFWVGAATSWLGMMAGCAVGYGLGARAGTAALRRMAGDAELDRLTRAAERMGPWFLLAFRAVPVLAETSVLFAGTSRMRPRTFLTVSALANLGVSVTYAALGASAARLESFLLLFAGMVLLPGLALAWMRRRTPPHPDPATR; from the coding sequence ATGGCTGAGCCCACGCCGGGCCTGACGGCGGCGGGCGAAGGCCGGCTGTTCAGTCGCGCCGTCATGGGCTGGGCGGCCTTCAGCGGGCTGCTGCTGGCCGCCATCCTGCTGCCCTTCGCCTGGTTCGGGGACAGCCTGGAGGCGGCGGCCGGACACTTCCTGGCCACGCGGCCACCATCCTGGCAGGTGGCGCTGCTGCTCGGGGGACTGCTGGCCGGTGATGCCCTGCTGCCGGTGCCCTCCAGCCTGGTGGGCACCGCCGCAGGGGGACTGCTGGGCTTCTGGGTCGGCGCGGCCACGTCCTGGCTGGGGATGATGGCGGGCTGCGCGGTGGGCTATGGCTTGGGCGCGCGGGCCGGAACGGCGGCGCTGCGGCGCATGGCGGGTGACGCCGAGTTGGACCGGCTGACCCGCGCCGCCGAACGGATGGGGCCCTGGTTCCTGCTCGCCTTCCGCGCGGTGCCAGTGCTGGCGGAGACGTCCGTGCTCTTCGCGGGCACCAGCCGCATGCGCCCCCGAACGTTCCTCACCGTGAGCGCCCTGGCCAACCTGGGCGTGTCGGTGACCTATGCCGCGCTGGGCGCCAGCGCCGCGCGGCTGGAGTCGTTCCTGCTGCTCTTCGCGGGCATGGTGCTGCTGCCCGGCCTGGCGCTGGCCTGGATGCGGCGAAGGACACCACCGCATCCGGACCCCGCGACACGCTAG
- a CDS encoding GAF domain-containing protein: protein MNEKNASYQSWLESFASEHGAIAGTVHLQRGDDLFLVAALNIPPPLMTAVQHVPHGKGMAGLAQVRKQPVQTCNLKEDTSSDIKPGAKAVDARSAVAIPVLDATGRVRAVVGIAFTEEGSLAAERETSLMAAASRLPIADG, encoded by the coding sequence ATGAACGAAAAGAACGCGTCCTACCAGTCGTGGCTGGAGTCGTTCGCCAGCGAGCACGGAGCCATCGCGGGCACCGTCCACCTTCAGCGGGGAGACGACCTCTTCCTCGTGGCCGCCCTCAACATTCCGCCGCCGTTGATGACGGCCGTCCAGCACGTGCCGCACGGCAAGGGAATGGCGGGGCTCGCCCAGGTGCGCAAGCAACCCGTGCAGACGTGCAACCTGAAGGAGGACACGTCCAGCGACATCAAGCCGGGCGCGAAGGCGGTGGACGCGCGCTCGGCGGTGGCGATTCCGGTGCTCGATGCGACAGGCCGTGTGCGCGCGGTGGTGGGCATCGCATTCACCGAGGAAGGCTCGCTGGCCGCCGAGCGCGAGACGTCCCTGATGGCCGCGGCGTCCCGGCTCCCCATCGCGGATGGCTGA
- a CDS encoding hybrid sensor histidine kinase/response regulator, giving the protein MKPRSLRFYLGLLALGLLVPLVLFAAGAVNRFAASQREARAQGMRETARALALVVERELGQSVRALEVLSHSAPLAQGDLKTFHATCQAVVESQAQWGSLVLLDVEGRTMFTTDQPFGTDLAALVDERHFVREVVKTGRAVISDFPYQRFQGPPTVVVAMPVRRQGVLAGVLVATYAMQHFDKLWDEQRIQGDWVGTLVDEEGVILSRSRGRARFVGTKARPEYIENIRVGREGFFASQTVDGMKSFAAYARLQLVPWTVSFSGPREVFTASVNQSLVALLIAGLGCCVIATAWAAWVSRRMTRPLRALARAARERPDSADAFTNVGPTGISELEDLRATLALTAAMVMEREGALRTKMTEAEAANLAKDQFLAMLGHELRNPLSAITSGVKVLSVTEDAASRERARALVERQAFHLARLVDDLLDVERVSSGRILLQKQTMDLSECVRRAVAALESSGRTQAHQVEVEAPRAWLEGDASRLEQVVTNLVSNALKYTPPGGRIRVVTREEPGHVVLEVSDTGDGLSPELQERVFELFFQAERTLDRAQGGLGIGLTLVKRLVELHGGSVRAQSDGLAKGSTFTVRLPRGQVEQAPRLQDAPMAPASGRHVLLVDDHTDSRQLVRELLELEGHTVSEAEDGPSGLARARELRPEVVLLDIGLPGLDGYEVARALRSTDEGRDLLLIAVTGYGLEEDRRRALEAGFDEHLVKPVDLTRLRELLRPRKRAAPAHST; this is encoded by the coding sequence ATGAAGCCGCGCTCGCTTCGCTTCTATCTCGGGTTGCTCGCGCTCGGCCTGCTGGTGCCGCTCGTGCTCTTCGCGGCGGGGGCGGTGAACCGCTTCGCGGCGTCGCAGCGCGAGGCCCGGGCCCAGGGCATGCGTGAGACGGCCCGCGCGTTGGCGCTCGTCGTGGAACGCGAGCTGGGGCAGTCCGTCCGGGCGCTGGAGGTGCTGTCGCATTCGGCCCCGCTGGCGCAAGGCGACCTGAAGACCTTCCATGCCACCTGCCAGGCCGTGGTGGAGTCCCAGGCACAGTGGGGCTCGCTCGTCCTGCTGGATGTGGAGGGCCGGACGATGTTCACCACGGACCAGCCCTTCGGAACCGACCTGGCGGCGCTCGTGGATGAACGGCACTTCGTGCGCGAGGTCGTGAAGACGGGACGCGCGGTCATCTCCGACTTCCCCTACCAGCGCTTCCAGGGGCCGCCCACCGTGGTGGTCGCGATGCCGGTGCGGCGCCAGGGCGTGCTCGCGGGCGTGCTGGTGGCGACGTACGCCATGCAGCACTTCGACAAGCTCTGGGACGAACAGCGCATCCAGGGGGACTGGGTGGGCACGCTGGTGGACGAGGAGGGCGTCATCCTCTCGCGCAGCCGGGGCCGCGCCCGGTTCGTCGGAACGAAGGCCCGGCCCGAATACATCGAGAACATCCGCGTGGGCCGCGAGGGCTTCTTCGCGTCGCAGACGGTGGATGGGATGAAGTCGTTCGCGGCCTACGCGCGTTTGCAGTTGGTGCCTTGGACGGTGTCGTTCTCGGGGCCTCGCGAGGTGTTCACTGCGTCGGTGAACCAATCCCTGGTCGCGTTGCTCATCGCGGGGCTGGGGTGCTGTGTCATCGCCACCGCCTGGGCCGCCTGGGTGAGCCGCCGCATGACGCGTCCGCTCCGCGCCCTGGCCCGCGCGGCCCGGGAGCGCCCGGACTCTGCGGATGCCTTCACCAACGTGGGGCCCACGGGCATCTCCGAACTGGAGGACCTGCGGGCGACGCTCGCGCTCACCGCGGCCATGGTGATGGAACGCGAGGGCGCGCTGCGGACGAAGATGACAGAGGCCGAGGCGGCCAACCTCGCCAAGGACCAGTTCCTGGCCATGCTGGGCCATGAGCTGCGCAATCCGCTGTCCGCCATCACCAGCGGCGTGAAGGTGCTGTCGGTGACGGAGGACGCCGCCAGCCGCGAGCGGGCGCGCGCCCTGGTGGAGCGGCAGGCCTTCCACCTGGCGCGACTGGTGGATGACCTGCTCGATGTGGAGCGGGTCAGCAGTGGCCGCATCCTGCTCCAGAAGCAGACCATGGACTTGTCGGAGTGCGTGCGGCGGGCCGTCGCGGCGCTGGAGTCCTCCGGACGGACGCAGGCGCACCAGGTGGAGGTAGAGGCCCCGCGGGCCTGGCTGGAGGGGGACGCGAGCCGCCTGGAGCAGGTCGTGACGAACCTCGTGTCCAACGCGCTCAAGTACACGCCGCCCGGCGGTCGCATCCGCGTGGTGACGCGGGAGGAGCCCGGCCACGTGGTGCTGGAGGTGTCCGACACCGGAGATGGCCTGTCACCGGAGCTCCAGGAGCGCGTGTTCGAGCTCTTCTTCCAGGCGGAGCGCACCCTGGACCGCGCGCAGGGAGGCCTGGGCATTGGCCTCACGCTGGTGAAGCGGTTGGTGGAGCTGCATGGCGGCTCCGTGCGCGCGCAGAGTGACGGGCTGGCGAAGGGCAGCACCTTCACGGTGCGGCTGCCGCGCGGCCAGGTCGAACAGGCGCCTCGGCTTCAAGACGCTCCCATGGCGCCGGCCTCCGGACGCCACGTGTTGCTGGTGGATGACCACACCGACAGCCGGCAACTCGTCCGCGAGTTGCTCGAACTGGAGGGGCATACCGTCAGCGAAGCGGAGGACGGTCCCTCGGGTCTGGCGCGGGCGCGCGAGCTGCGTCCCGAGGTCGTGTTGCTGGACATCGGCCTGCCCGGGCTCGACGGCTACGAGGTGGCGCGCGCGCTCCGCTCGACGGACGAGGGGCGCGACCTGCTGCTCATCGCCGTGACGGGCTACGGCCTGGAAGAGGACCGGCGCCGCGCGCTGGAGGCGGGCTTCGACGAGCACCTGGTGAAGCCGGTGGACCTCACGCGTCTGCGTGAGTTGCTGCGGCCGAGGAAGCGAGCCGCGCCGGCTCACTCCACGTAG
- a CDS encoding PQQ-dependent sugar dehydrogenase, with translation MKQRRPSLLMLLGVVALAMGLLGISLACPGSSGDRSGRPGDEDEIIDPPSEGGPGTDGDGSTPMVPDGGGPDSQVPFGLDARPANPTCVAPPRPPDPAGATISRAFPDVSFTQPLFALQAPGDSRRIYVVERGGRVRVFDKDATPPVSSVFVDISRQVIVEHDETGLLGMAFHPAFATNGQVFLSYVGNTAMGGLRSFIVRYRSPDGGATLDPASAEVVLEQDQPFSTHNGGHLAFGPDGFLYFAYGDGGGRLDPNRTAQNPELLLGKMLRLDVDSARPYAIPPTNPYATAGGRKEIYATGFRNPWRWSFDRSTGALWLGDVGEKLLEEINRVELGGNYGWSILEGTECARGSGCRATGLTPPVAVYGRTEGVSVTGGYVYRGTAVPALAGKYVFGDFGSGRIWTLPGDALPGAAAVPQLLVTTALSISSFAELNDGELLVVDFTGGGLHRIHASLPPAPGGEAFPTLLSATGCADPTNPNLPSAGLIPYGVNAPLWSDGAQKERFMGVPDGAVMTVGPEGVLDAPPGTVTVKTFLLGGKRVETRLFMRHPDGVWAGYSYEWNDAGTDATLLETGKVKTVGAQTWTYPSRGECMQCHTAAAGFVLGLEVAQLNGDYTYPGGRIASQLRTLEHIGVLKLPAPVEQLPRMPAYAGPEPVEARARAYLHANCAVCHRPNGLGRGVSDLRYSTPLAAAKICGVAPEHGELGVAGAMLVAPGDPSKSVLSRRMHSLSTTRMPPLASAVKDIEGTGLVDAWITSLPACPAGP, from the coding sequence ATGAAACAACGACGACCGTCTCTCTTGATGCTGCTGGGCGTTGTGGCGCTCGCGATGGGCCTGCTCGGCATTTCGCTCGCATGTCCTGGCTCCTCGGGAGACCGTTCCGGTCGCCCTGGGGACGAAGATGAAATCATCGACCCCCCATCCGAAGGGGGGCCGGGCACGGACGGAGACGGGAGCACTCCGATGGTGCCAGATGGTGGGGGCCCGGATTCCCAGGTGCCCTTCGGGCTGGACGCGCGCCCCGCGAACCCTACGTGTGTAGCGCCTCCCCGGCCCCCGGACCCCGCGGGGGCCACCATCTCGCGCGCGTTCCCGGACGTGAGCTTCACCCAGCCCTTGTTCGCCCTCCAGGCGCCGGGGGACAGCCGCCGCATCTACGTGGTGGAGCGAGGGGGACGGGTGCGCGTGTTCGACAAGGACGCCACGCCGCCCGTCAGCTCCGTGTTCGTCGACATCTCCAGGCAGGTGATCGTGGAGCATGACGAGACGGGCTTGCTCGGGATGGCCTTCCACCCGGCGTTCGCCACCAATGGCCAGGTGTTCCTCTCCTATGTCGGAAACACCGCCATGGGTGGTCTACGCTCGTTCATCGTCCGTTACCGCAGCCCGGATGGTGGGGCCACCCTGGACCCGGCGAGCGCGGAGGTCGTGCTCGAACAGGACCAGCCCTTCTCCACCCACAACGGCGGCCATCTCGCGTTCGGACCGGATGGCTTCCTCTACTTCGCCTACGGTGACGGCGGCGGACGCCTGGACCCGAACCGGACGGCCCAGAATCCGGAGCTCCTGCTGGGGAAGATGCTGCGGCTCGACGTGGACAGCGCGCGGCCATATGCCATTCCGCCGACCAACCCCTACGCCACCGCCGGCGGGCGAAAGGAAATCTACGCCACCGGCTTCCGCAACCCGTGGCGCTGGAGCTTCGACCGGAGCACGGGCGCGCTCTGGCTGGGCGACGTGGGCGAAAAGCTCCTCGAGGAGATCAACCGCGTCGAGCTGGGAGGCAACTACGGCTGGAGCATCCTGGAGGGCACCGAGTGCGCGCGCGGTAGCGGCTGCCGCGCCACCGGGTTGACGCCGCCCGTGGCCGTCTATGGCCGCACCGAAGGCGTCTCCGTCACCGGCGGCTACGTGTACCGCGGCACCGCCGTGCCGGCGCTCGCGGGCAAGTACGTCTTCGGTGACTTTGGCTCGGGCCGCATCTGGACGTTGCCAGGAGACGCCCTGCCGGGTGCGGCCGCGGTGCCCCAATTACTCGTCACCACGGCGCTCAGCATCTCCTCGTTCGCCGAGCTCAACGACGGCGAGCTGCTGGTGGTGGACTTCACGGGGGGAGGACTGCACCGCATCCACGCGTCTCTGCCTCCCGCACCGGGTGGCGAGGCGTTCCCCACACTGCTGTCCGCCACGGGCTGCGCGGACCCGACGAACCCGAACCTCCCCTCGGCGGGCCTCATCCCGTATGGCGTGAATGCCCCGCTGTGGTCGGACGGCGCGCAGAAGGAGCGGTTCATGGGCGTTCCAGACGGGGCGGTGATGACGGTGGGGCCGGAGGGCGTGCTGGACGCGCCCCCCGGCACCGTGACGGTGAAGACGTTCCTCCTGGGCGGGAAGCGTGTGGAGACGCGCCTCTTCATGCGCCATCCGGACGGCGTCTGGGCGGGCTACTCGTACGAGTGGAATGATGCGGGTACCGACGCGACGTTGCTGGAGACGGGCAAGGTGAAGACGGTGGGGGCGCAGACGTGGACGTACCCCAGCCGGGGTGAATGCATGCAGTGTCACACCGCCGCCGCGGGCTTCGTGCTGGGCCTGGAGGTCGCGCAGCTCAACGGGGATTACACCTACCCGGGCGGGCGCATCGCGTCGCAGCTCCGGACCCTGGAGCACATTGGCGTGCTGAAATTGCCGGCCCCGGTGGAGCAGCTGCCTCGGATGCCTGCCTACGCCGGACCGGAGCCCGTGGAGGCGCGCGCGCGGGCCTACCTGCACGCCAACTGCGCCGTCTGTCACCGGCCCAATGGCCTGGGCCGCGGTGTGTCGGACCTGCGCTACTCCACGCCGCTCGCCGCAGCGAAGATTTGTGGTGTGGCGCCAGAGCACGGTGAGCTGGGCGTGGCCGGAGCGATGCTGGTCGCGCCGGGAGACCCGTCGAAGTCGGTCCTGTCGCGGCGCATGCACTCGCTGTCGACGACACGCATGCCGCCGCTGGCCAGCGCGGTGAAGGACATCGAGGGCACGGGGCTCGTGGACGCGTGGATTACGTCCCTGCCCGCGTGTCCCGCGGGGCCCTGA
- a CDS encoding endonuclease/exonuclease/phosphatase family protein, with translation MKVPEMLEHLPGVGPLLGRIAHGHEGALPRRETTVTLPDFAAVSLPNTERALGDGRTLVVRNPAVRSPRGPGLTVMTYNILLGGQRRQALLDYFDNLEARGRLPDVLGLQEANVPIAVLLAERYGFHLAYQGHDGGPGARLVNGKAFLTRHPLVDAAHFTYATPDAERDAAIMRRGGDPCEIPEDRGALYVRLEVEGHPVVLYNVHHTLGDSGINARNLRQLNALLQHREVMHAVVLGDFNANTAIKTGGSWLMAHLRTYDDTDTVEEYEVRYGAPHASVGDEGVGNIADPRLRHELHVLEQSMPETIAHATTAQVRLPDGSLMTPKQACAELRSGRVQRGSEQWLRLQDIADSATLTSLPDENGVVPATGKRFDNIYASPGLVPRLFEVDRSTESSDHQPVVAHYDVRTPGLKDGKPAPDTVQRPT, from the coding sequence ATGAAGGTTCCGGAGATGCTGGAGCACCTGCCGGGGGTCGGCCCCCTGCTTGGCCGGATTGCGCACGGGCACGAGGGCGCCCTTCCGCGCCGGGAGACCACCGTGACGCTTCCGGACTTCGCCGCTGTGTCCCTGCCCAATACGGAGCGAGCGCTGGGCGACGGCCGCACGCTGGTGGTCCGCAACCCCGCGGTGCGCTCGCCGCGCGGGCCAGGGCTCACGGTGATGACGTACAACATCCTGCTCGGTGGGCAGCGCCGACAGGCGCTGCTGGACTACTTCGACAACCTGGAGGCCCGGGGACGGCTGCCGGACGTGCTGGGCCTGCAGGAGGCCAACGTCCCCATCGCCGTGCTCCTGGCGGAGCGCTACGGCTTCCACCTGGCGTACCAGGGGCATGACGGCGGCCCCGGCGCGCGGCTGGTGAACGGAAAGGCCTTCCTCACCCGGCACCCGCTGGTGGACGCGGCGCACTTCACGTACGCCACCCCCGACGCGGAGCGGGACGCGGCCATCATGCGCCGTGGCGGAGACCCCTGCGAGATACCCGAAGACCGGGGCGCGCTGTACGTGCGCCTGGAGGTGGAGGGTCACCCGGTGGTGCTCTACAACGTGCACCACACCCTGGGCGACTCCGGCATCAACGCCCGCAACCTCCGCCAGCTCAACGCGTTGCTGCAGCACCGTGAGGTCATGCACGCGGTGGTGCTGGGGGACTTCAACGCCAACACCGCCATCAAGACAGGCGGCTCCTGGCTGATGGCCCACCTCAGGACGTACGACGACACCGACACGGTGGAGGAATACGAGGTGCGCTACGGCGCGCCCCACGCCAGCGTGGGGGACGAAGGGGTGGGCAACATCGCCGACCCGCGGTTGCGGCACGAGCTCCACGTGCTGGAGCAGAGCATGCCGGAGACCATCGCCCATGCCACCACCGCACAGGTGCGCCTGCCGGATGGCTCGCTCATGACGCCGAAGCAGGCGTGCGCCGAGCTGCGCTCCGGCCGGGTGCAACGCGGCAGCGAGCAATGGCTGCGGCTCCAGGACATCGCGGACAGCGCCACCCTCACCTCGCTGCCGGATGAGAATGGCGTGGTGCCCGCGACGGGCAAGCGCTTCGACAACATCTACGCCAGCCCTGGACTGGTCCCCCGCCTCTTCGAGGTGGACCGCAGCACCGAGTCCTCCGACCACCAACCCGTGGTGGCCCACTACGACGTGCGGACGCCAGGGTTGAAGGACGGCAAGCCCGCTCCCGACACCGTCCAGCGGCCCACCTGA
- a CDS encoding AraC family transcriptional regulator: MSARMARQALRLAATLGLPVEALCREAGFRMEDLDDPELRIPYAALDGLLERAAELSGDANLGLHIARVDVVDLDDPATFVVLTCATLRDAMERGCRYQRVWGDGERFLMEETERGVRMRFTPVGAPRPAHRHLVDAALVQFATGVRAFTGVDVRPLVVRFTHTAPADRREHEALFGCPLEFGAPFNAIEFSHEDAQRPFIHANALLNAMFQRQAQRALERLPDVSTTTERVREQVRRELAGGDFSFVAVARALRQPPRTLQRRLAGEGQSYAAIVEALRRELSESYLQRRMSIAEVSFLLGYADPVAFHRAFKRWWGVSPEGFRRARLQAPR; encoded by the coding sequence TTGTCCGCGCGCATGGCGCGGCAGGCGCTCCGGCTCGCGGCGACGCTGGGCCTGCCGGTGGAGGCGCTCTGCCGGGAGGCGGGCTTCCGGATGGAGGACCTGGACGACCCGGAGCTGCGCATCCCCTACGCCGCGCTGGACGGCCTGCTGGAGCGGGCGGCGGAGCTGTCCGGGGACGCGAACCTGGGGCTGCACATCGCCCGCGTGGACGTGGTGGACCTGGATGACCCGGCCACCTTCGTCGTCCTCACTTGCGCGACGCTGCGGGACGCCATGGAGCGGGGCTGCCGCTACCAGCGCGTCTGGGGAGACGGAGAGCGCTTCCTGATGGAGGAGACGGAGCGCGGAGTTCGCATGCGCTTCACGCCCGTGGGCGCGCCCCGGCCCGCGCACCGGCACCTGGTGGACGCGGCGCTGGTGCAGTTCGCCACCGGAGTGAGGGCCTTCACGGGCGTGGACGTCCGGCCGCTCGTCGTGCGCTTCACCCACACCGCGCCCGCGGACCGCCGCGAGCACGAGGCCCTCTTCGGGTGCCCGCTGGAGTTCGGCGCGCCCTTCAATGCCATCGAGTTCTCCCACGAGGACGCCCAGCGGCCCTTCATCCACGCGAACGCGCTGCTCAACGCCATGTTCCAACGTCAGGCCCAGCGCGCGTTGGAGCGGCTGCCGGACGTGTCCACGACCACCGAGCGCGTCCGGGAGCAAGTCCGGCGCGAACTGGCCGGCGGGGACTTCTCCTTCGTGGCCGTCGCCCGGGCCCTGCGGCAGCCGCCGCGGACGCTCCAGCGCCGGCTCGCGGGCGAGGGGCAGAGCTACGCGGCGATTGTCGAAGCCCTGCGCCGCGAGCTGTCTGAGTCCTATCTCCAGCGCCGCATGTCCATCGCCGAGGTGTCCTTCCTCCTCGGCTACGCGGACCCGGTGGCCTTCCACCGCGCCTTCAAGCGCTGGTGGGGTGTGAGCCCGGAAGGCTTCCGGAGGGCGCGGCTCCAGGCCCCACGCTGA